In the genome of Vicia villosa cultivar HV-30 ecotype Madison, WI linkage group LG7, Vvil1.0, whole genome shotgun sequence, one region contains:
- the LOC131620148 gene encoding uncharacterized protein LOC131620148 yields MEWCNQITSIKYLFKYISKGYDRITASVSTNNNEPVDEIKQYLDCRYISPCEACWRIYSFHIHGRRPAVERMFYHLVGEKAVYYTDHDRMENVLENASVTDSMFTGWLSTNSKHTEAQSLTYGQFVSKFVYHKKEREWRPRKKGFTIGRLIWVPPTTGAVNRPAHVWKESWQLLSDGVLHAQRQLALNTELVLTDAELQHLTLIEIEKLLQENKRTLKDFKPIPYPDGYVLQQLGNRLIYDERNYNIAKTKTEFTNLFRGLTVMLLKKTNFVKDLTDNLDLDEQTAMYQKIMCAVESQNGAVFFLHGYGGIDRTYMWRTLAATLRSKHDICLTVATSGIASLLLPGGRTAHSKFKIPVPTLDNSTCKIEYNNDVGDLLRQTKLIIWDKAPMAHKHTFEALDRTLRDVMSKYGNSKEMFGGKVIVFGGDFRQILPVVPRGSRSDIVHSAINASYIWNFVQVLTLTKNMRLQSGPTEDDKNEMQQFSEWLLRIGEGKVSEPNDGVTNFEIPLDLLITQFEDPIVAIVDATYPDFIHNFHSIQYLKGRAILASTLEIVEQINNHILDLIPGDMRDYYSSNTVYKSEINDDTVVNILTPEFLSSLRTSGLPTHHLKLKVGTPIMLMRNIDQSEGLCNGTRLIVTKLGTHVIEASIIAGKNCGNQVYIPRMDMSPSQSPWPFKLNRRQFPIIVSYAMTINKSQGQSLDTVGLYLPRDVFTHGQIYVALSRVTTKQGIKILIHDQHAKVKTTTTNVVYKEIFDNI; encoded by the exons ATGGAATGGTGTAACCAGATCACTTCAATcaaatatcttttcaaatacaTTAGCAAAGGCTATGATAGAATAACAGCTTCGGTGTCAACCAACAACAATGAACCGGTTGATGAAATAAAACAATACTTAGATTGCAGATATATCTCACCATGTGAAGCATGCTGGAGAATTTACTCCTTTCACATTCATGGTAGAAGACCGGCAGTTGAACGTATGTTTTATCACTTGGTAGGCGAAAAGGCTGTTTACTACACTGATCACGATCGAATGGAAAATGTTTTGGAGAATGCAAGTGTTACTGATTCCATGTTTACTGGTTGGCTATCTACAAACTCAAAGCATACTGAGGCACAGTCACTCACTTATGGTCAATTTGTATCTAAGTTTGTTTACCACAAAAAAGAAAGGGAGTGGAGGCCCCGCAAAAAGGGATTCACCATTGGGAGATTGATATGGGTTCCACCAACAACAG GTGCTGTTAATCGCCCAGCACACGTTTGGAAGGAATCATGGCAGCTGTTATCTGATGGTGTCCTACATGCTCAAAGGCAATTGGCTTTAAATACAG AATTGGTTCTCACAGATGCCGAATTGCAACATTTGACCCTGATTGAAATAGAAAAGCTGCTTCAAGAAAATAAAAGGACACTAAAAGATTTCAAACCAATCCCTTATCCAGATGGATATGTTCTGCAACAATTAGGTAATAGACTGATATATGACGAACGCAATTATAACATTGCCAAAACAAAGACAGAATTCACAAATCTCTTTCGTGGACTTACAG TTATGctattgaagaaaaccaattttgtgaaagaccTTACTGATAACCTTGACCTAGATGAACAGACAGCTATGTATCAAAAAATTATGTGCGCAGTTGAGTCTCAGAATGGTGCAGTCTTCTTCCTACATGGTTACGGTGGAATCGATAGGACATACATGTGGAGAACACTGGCGGCAACATTAAGGTCGAAGCATGATATATGTCTGACAGTCGCAACCAGTGGTATAGCGTCATTATTGTTGCCAGGAGGTCGAACTGCACATTCAAAATTTAAGATACCAGTGCCAACGCTCGATAATTCTACTTGCAAAATTGAGTACAATAATGATGTGGGAGACCTTCTTAGACAAACTAAACTAATTATTTGGGATAAGGCTCCAATGGCACACAAGCATACTTTTGAAGCACTAGATAGAACGCTCAGAGACGTAATGTCTAAATACGGTAACTCAAAGGAGATGTTTGGTGGAAAAGTTATTGTTTTTGGAGGTGATTTCAGGCAGATTTTACCTGTTGTCCCTCGAGGAAGCCGTTCGGATATTGTACATTCTGCCATAAATGCGTCTTACATATGGAATTTTGTTCAAGTGTTAACATTAACCAAAAACATGCGCCTGCAATCCGGTCCGACGGAAGATGATAAAAATGAAATGCAACAGTTTTCTGAATGGTTGTTAAGAATTGGCGAAGGAAAAGTATCTGAGCCCAATGACGGTGTGACAAATTTTGAAATTCCACTTGACCTGTTGATAACACAGTTCGAAGACCCGATCGTCGCCATTGTCGATGCTACATATCCTGACTTTATTCACAATTTTCATTCAATCCAATACCTTAAGGGTCGAGCAATTCTGGCTTCAACATTAGAAATTGTGGAACAAATAAACAATCATATCCTTGACTTAATCCCAG GAGACATGCGGGATTACTACAGCTCAAATACTGTTTATAAGTCCGAAATCAATGACGACACAGTGGTAAATATCCTAACTCCAGAATTTCTCAGTTCCCTCCGTACATCTGGTTTGCCTACCCATCATTTAAAGTTAAAGGTTGGAACACCAATTATGCTCATGAGGAATATTGATCAGTCAGAAGGACTATGTAATGGAACAAGGTTGATAGTAACAAAATTGGGGACACATGTTATTGAAGCTTCGATAATAGCTGGAAAGAACTGTGGCAATCAGGTTTACATCCCACGAATGGATATGTCACCTTCCCAATCACCATGGCCGTTCAagctcaacagaagacagttcccCATTATAGTGTCATATGCCATGACAATTAACAAATCCCAAGGACAGTCTTTGGATACTGTTGGTCTATACCTACCAAGGGATGTTTTTACACATGGACAAATATATGTTGCACTATCAAGAGTGACCACAAAACAAGGAATCAAGATATTAATACATGATCAACATGCAAAAGTTAAAACAACAACTACAAATGTAGTTTACAAGGAGATCTTCGACAATATATAA